One segment of Streptosporangium brasiliense DNA contains the following:
- a CDS encoding NAD(P)H-quinone oxidoreductase, protein MHAIVIDKPGGPEVLTWREVPDPRPGPGDVVIDVAASAVNRADLMQRTGLYDPPPGASPYPGLECSGVVAEVGSDVEDFRPGDRVCALLSGGGYAERVVVPWQQVMRVPDGVDLAEAAALPEVACTVWSNVFMTARLRKGETLLVHGGASGIGTLAVQLAKAFGSRVVVTAGSADKIARCLELGADEGINYREEDFAERVRADVILDIVGAKYLPGNVKALKTGGRLVVIGMQGGSKGELDLGALLVKRASVHGTTLRARPVDEKGVIVRGVVDNVWPLVDAGAIRPVIHARVPMSEAAEAHRILESGDHIGKILLVS, encoded by the coding sequence ATGCACGCCATCGTGATCGATAAACCTGGTGGACCTGAAGTGCTGACCTGGCGAGAGGTCCCCGATCCCCGCCCCGGACCGGGTGACGTCGTCATCGACGTGGCCGCCTCGGCGGTCAACCGGGCCGATCTGATGCAGCGGACGGGCCTGTACGACCCGCCTCCGGGCGCCTCGCCGTATCCGGGGCTGGAGTGCTCCGGGGTGGTCGCGGAGGTGGGCTCGGACGTGGAGGACTTCAGGCCGGGCGACCGGGTGTGCGCGCTGCTGTCCGGCGGCGGCTACGCGGAGCGGGTCGTGGTGCCCTGGCAGCAGGTCATGCGGGTGCCCGACGGCGTGGACCTGGCCGAGGCGGCGGCCCTGCCCGAGGTGGCGTGCACGGTCTGGTCCAACGTGTTCATGACGGCGCGCCTGAGGAAGGGTGAGACGCTTCTCGTCCACGGCGGCGCCAGCGGGATCGGCACGCTGGCCGTACAGCTCGCCAAGGCGTTCGGCTCGCGGGTGGTCGTCACCGCCGGATCGGCCGACAAGATCGCCCGTTGCCTGGAGCTGGGCGCGGACGAGGGGATCAACTACCGCGAGGAGGACTTCGCGGAGCGGGTCCGGGCCGATGTGATCCTCGACATCGTCGGCGCGAAATACCTGCCAGGGAACGTGAAAGCCCTCAAAACGGGCGGCCGGCTGGTCGTGATCGGGATGCAGGGCGGCTCGAAGGGCGAGCTGGACCTGGGTGCGCTCCTCGTGAAACGGGCCTCCGTGCACGGCACCACGCTACGCGCGCGCCCGGTCGACGAGAAGGGGGTCATCGTGCGCGGTGTCGTGGACAACGTCTGGCCCCTGGTCGACGCCGGGGCGATCCGGCCCGTGATCCACGCGCGGGTGCCGATGAGCGAGGCCGCCGAGGCCCACAGGATCTTGGAGTCCGGTGACCACATTGGGAAAATCCTGCTAGTAAGTTGA
- a CDS encoding nucleotide-binding protein, which translates to MARHDREESLEEQLAWLDAIKDQEDDPPVAMRSTTTDAVDDTAISPYPKDPWGLVPSEPAAVSSPLFRTAVDSAYDPAGASAPVTDPPAEDADAADWMEASDTVSAFTLPSVTAPSSHDNDGFLAPLKPLPRQEQDEPGGEFTDPKLRAPRAEPEPELRAPRAEPEVRAPRAEPEQEPSRGLFEQPRRPQEPAEPLTFAPAEPSGPTLEPFKPSAPEPGGSAFGGGSDRDRFTLPAAGPGGFTFGGAGSEHDRFTLPVVGSDRAGSSGGAGAEDDRPGSGGPGQDEAHSGPGGPEQSDDRSASERDDRSGTDGADGAGPDDARSGADGPGRHDDLSAFGGAGQDRDRSASGAAEPFASGETLRSVLGRPEPEAVEPFRVPESFGADHSTSAAPLERAPDLFGSTVPRIPDSGRTWDTAFTPDRDKPFASDRDRPFSSDRDKPFSPDQDRPFSSDQDTAFLPGRDKLFGPDRDTAFTPKEAVAPAPDRDKPISSDRDTSPTLNRDIASASDRDRPFPPDRDAPFSSDRDKPFAPDRESAFPSDRDKPFTSDRDKPFAPDRDKPFSSDRDKPFAPDRDKPFSSDRVTSEPAREPYQARRRQAAPTPAFSTSSRQQTPGTPRPSADSLDPESLLRGRRNGPAGGWRKLIYKASAGLIKPGESPEVRRRRELVGRARTPVATGHHRVAVLSLKGGVGKTTTTVGLGATLAQIRGDRVIAVDANPDRGTLSDKLELETSATVRDLLNERQQIKRYVDIRAFTSQAPSRLEILASDRDPSVSEAFSASDYQSVAQVLENFYSICITDCGTGLLHSAMSGVLGLADQLVLVSSPSVDGARAASATLDWLEAHHYEDLVRSATVVLCSVRPRSKSTVDLDRLEAHFAARCRAVIRVPYDPHLEEGAEIDLERLQPATRESFLRLAASVGDGFAGGQL; encoded by the coding sequence GTGGCGAGACACGATCGTGAAGAGTCTCTCGAGGAGCAGCTCGCCTGGCTCGACGCTATCAAGGATCAGGAGGACGATCCTCCCGTCGCGATGAGGAGCACCACGACGGACGCGGTGGACGACACCGCCATTTCGCCATACCCGAAGGACCCGTGGGGCCTGGTGCCCTCCGAGCCCGCGGCGGTCTCCTCGCCGCTGTTCCGCACAGCCGTCGACTCGGCCTACGACCCCGCGGGGGCCTCCGCACCCGTGACGGACCCGCCGGCCGAAGACGCCGACGCGGCCGACTGGATGGAGGCGTCCGACACGGTGAGCGCCTTCACCCTGCCCTCCGTCACGGCGCCTTCCAGCCATGACAACGACGGCTTCCTGGCCCCTCTCAAGCCGCTGCCCCGTCAGGAGCAGGACGAGCCCGGCGGCGAGTTCACCGACCCCAAGCTCCGCGCACCGCGTGCCGAGCCCGAGCCCGAGCTCCGCGCACCGCGTGCCGAGCCTGAGGTCCGTGCGCCGCGTGCCGAGCCCGAGCAGGAGCCCTCCCGCGGCCTGTTCGAGCAGCCTCGCCGCCCGCAGGAGCCGGCCGAGCCTCTCACCTTCGCCCCCGCCGAGCCGTCCGGCCCCACGCTCGAACCGTTCAAGCCCTCTGCCCCGGAACCCGGGGGGTCCGCCTTCGGCGGCGGTTCCGACCGCGACCGGTTCACGCTGCCGGCCGCCGGCCCCGGAGGGTTCACCTTCGGCGGCGCCGGTTCCGAGCATGACCGGTTCACGCTGCCGGTCGTCGGCTCCGACCGTGCCGGATCCTCCGGCGGCGCCGGAGCGGAGGATGACCGGCCCGGCTCCGGCGGTCCAGGACAGGACGAGGCTCACTCCGGTCCCGGCGGCCCCGAGCAGAGCGACGACCGCTCCGCCTCCGAGCGTGACGACCGCTCCGGCACCGATGGCGCCGATGGCGCCGGGCCGGACGACGCTCGCTCCGGCGCCGACGGCCCGGGCCGTCATGACGACCTCTCCGCCTTCGGCGGTGCCGGGCAGGACCGCGACCGGTCCGCCTCCGGAGCCGCCGAGCCGTTCGCCTCCGGGGAGACACTCCGGTCGGTCCTCGGGCGTCCCGAGCCTGAGGCCGTCGAGCCGTTCCGGGTGCCCGAGTCCTTCGGTGCCGATCACTCGACGTCTGCCGCGCCGCTGGAACGTGCCCCCGATCTGTTCGGCTCGACCGTCCCCCGCATCCCGGACTCCGGCCGGACCTGGGACACGGCCTTCACCCCGGACCGTGACAAGCCTTTCGCCTCAGATCGGGACAGGCCTTTCTCCTCTGACCGGGACAAGCCCTTCTCCCCGGACCAGGACAGGCCTTTCTCCTCGGATCAGGACACGGCTTTCCTTCCGGGCCGGGACAAGCTCTTCGGCCCGGACCGGGACACGGCCTTCACCCCCAAGGAGGCGGTGGCCCCCGCTCCCGACCGGGACAAGCCCATCTCCTCGGACCGGGACACTTCCCCCACTCTCAACCGGGACATAGCCTCCGCCTCGGATCGGGACAGGCCTTTCCCTCCGGACCGGGATGCGCCTTTCAGCTCGGACCGCGACAAGCCCTTCGCCCCGGATCGGGAGTCGGCTTTCCCCTCGGACCGCGACAAGCCCTTCACCTCGGACCGCGACAAGCCCTTCGCCCCGGACCGCGACAAGCCCTTCTCCTCGGACCGCGACAAGCCCTTCGCCCCGGATCGGGACAAGCCCTTCTCCTCGGACCGGGTCACGTCCGAGCCGGCGCGGGAGCCGTACCAGGCGCGCCGCCGTCAGGCGGCCCCGACGCCCGCCTTCAGCACGTCCTCCCGGCAGCAGACGCCGGGCACCCCCAGGCCGTCGGCCGACAGTCTGGACCCCGAGTCGCTGCTGAGGGGGCGCCGTAACGGGCCCGCCGGGGGCTGGCGCAAGCTGATCTACAAGGCGTCGGCGGGATTGATCAAGCCTGGTGAGTCCCCCGAGGTCCGCCGCCGCCGTGAGCTGGTCGGCCGTGCCCGCACGCCGGTCGCCACGGGACACCACCGGGTCGCCGTGCTCAGCCTGAAGGGCGGCGTCGGGAAGACCACCACAACGGTCGGTCTCGGCGCCACCCTCGCCCAGATCCGCGGTGACCGGGTCATCGCGGTCGACGCCAACCCCGACCGCGGCACCCTGTCGGACAAGCTCGAACTCGAAACCTCCGCGACCGTCCGTGACCTGCTCAACGAGCGCCAGCAGATCAAGCGCTACGTCGACATACGGGCGTTCACCTCGCAGGCCCCGTCCCGCCTGGAGATCCTCGCCTCCGACCGCGACCCGTCGGTGTCCGAGGCGTTCAGCGCGTCCGACTACCAGTCGGTGGCCCAGGTCCTGGAGAACTTTTACTCGATCTGCATCACCGACTGCGGCACCGGCCTGCTCCACTCGGCCATGTCCGGCGTCCTCGGCCTGGCCGACCAGCTCGTCCTGGTCAGCTCCCCCTCCGTGGACGGAGCCCGCGCCGCCTCGGCGACGCTGGACTGGCTGGAGGCACACCACTACGAGGATCTGGTCCGCTCCGCCACGGTGGTGCTGTGCAGTGTCCGTCCCCGGTCGAAGTCCACAGTCGACCTCGACCGCCTGGAGGCCCACTTCGCGGCCCGCTGCCGCGCCGTGATCCGCGTCCCCTACGACCCCCATCTCGAAGAGGGCGCGGAGATCGATCTGGAGAGGCTGCAGCCCGCCACCCGGGAGTCCTTCCTCCGGCTGGCGGCCTCGGTGGGCGACGGCTTCGCCGGCGGGCAGCTCTGA
- a CDS encoding ankyrin repeat domain-containing protein produces the protein MAVTGEAGWFYVSWDGWTDLDLIRAQLDGGADPNSGVRIFEKPLHVAAERGSPEVVAELAMRVDDVDAEHQGCTALWVSVFEGRPDNARALVSAGADPWRLMMDGWSPGRLSLAGPTPGLFPMPSPEIGLSEAEAAAMTEARRLITALGDFHYDGLSMACVADINAAEATARLEATPADGIDVERLYEAWWNVPDAELIVGITDVPGGCVITQPWGYTPSTPGVVKRVSPGTVCYSMYSNPKGGNSGRITRDDASEFWDSLGIHGISPDAPAERILAAHLYHGHPLAFCCAGAGLRLADARPIIGPPDIWRRLPERDYWV, from the coding sequence GTGGCTGTCACCGGCGAAGCCGGATGGTTCTACGTCTCCTGGGACGGGTGGACGGACCTCGACCTGATCCGTGCTCAGCTCGATGGGGGCGCCGATCCGAACTCCGGCGTGCGCATCTTCGAGAAGCCGTTACACGTCGCGGCTGAGCGCGGCTCGCCTGAAGTGGTCGCTGAGCTGGCCATGCGCGTCGATGACGTCGACGCGGAACATCAGGGCTGTACTGCGCTGTGGGTGTCCGTCTTCGAAGGCCGCCCGGACAACGCCCGAGCCCTCGTTTCCGCTGGGGCGGACCCATGGCGCCTCATGATGGACGGCTGGTCTCCTGGCCGCCTCAGCCTGGCCGGCCCGACTCCTGGCCTTTTCCCCATGCCCTCACCGGAGATCGGTCTGTCCGAAGCCGAAGCCGCCGCGATGACGGAGGCCAGACGTTTGATCACCGCACTGGGAGACTTTCATTACGACGGCCTGAGTATGGCCTGCGTGGCCGACATCAACGCGGCTGAGGCGACAGCACGGCTGGAAGCTACACCTGCCGACGGGATAGACGTGGAAAGGCTCTACGAGGCCTGGTGGAACGTTCCGGACGCCGAACTGATCGTCGGGATCACGGACGTGCCCGGCGGCTGCGTCATCACCCAACCCTGGGGATACACCCCGTCCACTCCCGGCGTCGTCAAGCGCGTCTCGCCGGGCACGGTCTGCTACAGCATGTATTCCAATCCCAAGGGCGGCAACAGCGGGCGTATCACCCGAGATGACGCCAGCGAGTTCTGGGACTCGCTCGGCATCCACGGCATCTCCCCTGACGCCCCTGCAGAGAGGATTCTCGCCGCCCACCTCTACCACGGCCACCCCCTGGCCTTCTGCTGCGCCGGTGCGGGCCTGCGCCTGGCCGACGCTCGGCCGATCATCGGCCCACCCGACATCTGGCGGCGACTGCCCGAGCGGGACTATTGGGTCTGA
- a CDS encoding aldo/keto reductase, translating into MTDISTRHLGGLAVSAQGLGCMGMSHGYGTADDAQSIATLRHALDLGVTFLDTADFYGAGHNEQLIGRAIAGRRDEVVLATKFGFANRLGEPTRIRGDAAYVRQACEASLRRLGVDHIDLYYQHRVDPQVPIEETVGAMAELVRAGKVRHLGLSEAGARTIRRAHAVHPIAALQSEWSLWTRDLEAEIVPLCRELGIGLVPFSPLGRGFLTGRYSSVEGLAETDVRRSQPRFADGNLERNLAIVAELNELAAAKGVTAGQLALAWVQHRGDDVVPIPGTRRQRYLEENLAALAVELSTEDLAAIEAAAPPEQVAGTRYDATSLTFVNG; encoded by the coding sequence ATGACCGACATCTCCACCCGGCACCTAGGCGGACTGGCGGTCTCCGCGCAGGGCCTGGGGTGCATGGGCATGAGCCACGGCTACGGCACCGCAGACGACGCGCAGTCGATCGCGACGCTGCGCCACGCCCTCGACCTCGGGGTGACCTTCCTGGACACCGCCGACTTCTACGGCGCCGGGCACAACGAGCAGTTGATCGGGCGGGCCATCGCCGGGCGCCGCGACGAGGTGGTACTGGCCACGAAGTTCGGCTTCGCCAACCGCTTGGGCGAGCCCACCCGGATCCGCGGCGACGCCGCCTACGTGCGGCAGGCGTGCGAGGCGTCGCTGCGCCGGCTCGGGGTCGACCACATCGACCTGTACTACCAGCACCGGGTCGATCCGCAGGTGCCGATCGAAGAGACCGTCGGCGCCATGGCCGAGCTGGTGCGGGCCGGGAAGGTCCGCCACCTCGGGCTGTCCGAGGCCGGCGCGCGAACCATCCGGCGGGCGCACGCGGTGCACCCGATCGCCGCGCTACAGAGCGAGTGGTCGCTGTGGACCCGCGACCTGGAGGCGGAGATCGTCCCGCTCTGCCGCGAGCTCGGCATCGGCCTGGTCCCGTTCTCTCCGCTTGGGCGCGGCTTCCTGACCGGCCGGTACAGCTCGGTCGAGGGGCTGGCGGAGACCGACGTGCGGCGCAGCCAGCCGCGTTTCGCCGACGGCAATCTCGAACGGAACCTGGCGATCGTCGCGGAGCTGAACGAGCTGGCCGCGGCGAAGGGGGTCACCGCCGGCCAACTGGCCCTGGCCTGGGTGCAGCACCGGGGCGACGACGTGGTGCCGATTCCCGGTACTCGGCGGCAGCGGTATCTGGAGGAGAACCTCGCGGCCCTGGCCGTCGAGCTGTCCACCGAGGATCTCGCCGCCATCGAGGCCGCCGCCCCGCCCGAGCAGGTCGCGGGCACCCGCTACGACGCGACCAGCCTCACCTTCGTCAACGGCTGA
- a CDS encoding 3-methyladenine DNA glycosylase — protein MEVLEPEVWRARTEAHRKRVEAWTAPHLARRARGEAHPIEDFLFTYYGHRPTRLQQWHPGTGVVLKEARDFGRFYLDTPEGVTLDTAALMDRRRATVEWIARLLAATAARPAYLGCFGLHEWAMVYKTAQIRHGAWPLRLGGDEIAEVVEQRGVRCGHFDAFRFFTPEARPLNALQPTRQQQWELEQPGCLHANMDLYKWAYKLSPLVSSELVADCFMLARDIRTVDMRASPYDLSSLGYRAIRIETPEGRAEYAAEQRGFAERARPQRQRLLDACEQLLGGPDRR, from the coding sequence ATGGAAGTTTTGGAGCCGGAGGTGTGGCGGGCTCGGACGGAGGCGCACCGGAAACGGGTCGAGGCATGGACGGCGCCGCACTTGGCGCGCAGGGCCCGAGGCGAGGCCCATCCCATCGAGGACTTCCTGTTCACCTACTACGGGCACCGGCCGACGCGGCTGCAACAGTGGCATCCGGGCACCGGGGTGGTGTTGAAGGAGGCGCGCGATTTCGGCCGCTTCTACCTCGACACCCCCGAGGGAGTCACGCTCGACACCGCGGCGCTGATGGACAGGCGCAGGGCCACCGTCGAGTGGATCGCGCGGCTGCTGGCCGCCACTGCGGCCCGGCCGGCCTATCTGGGCTGCTTCGGCCTGCACGAGTGGGCGATGGTCTACAAGACCGCGCAGATACGGCACGGCGCCTGGCCGCTGCGGCTCGGCGGGGACGAGATCGCAGAGGTCGTGGAGCAGCGAGGCGTGCGGTGCGGTCATTTCGACGCCTTCCGCTTCTTCACCCCCGAGGCACGCCCGCTCAACGCACTGCAGCCGACGCGGCAGCAGCAGTGGGAGCTGGAGCAGCCGGGTTGCCTGCACGCCAACATGGACCTGTACAAGTGGGCGTACAAGCTGTCGCCCCTGGTGAGCAGCGAGCTGGTCGCCGACTGCTTCATGCTGGCCCGTGACATCCGCACCGTGGACATGCGGGCCAGCCCGTACGACCTGAGCTCGCTCGGCTATCGGGCCATCCGGATCGAGACGCCCGAGGGACGGGCTGAGTACGCCGCCGAGCAGCGGGGCTTCGCCGAGCGGGCGCGGCCACAGCGTCAACGCCTGCTCGACGCCTGCGAACAGCTGCTCGGCGGCCCTGACCGACGGTGA
- a CDS encoding spore-associated protein A: protein MRKFKRGATLALATAAALVGSLTTGSPAMAASSPIAACGGGSYHVIDQHDLGRATVYLLYNGSTNCVVTWKDSPNNVRVNAVIRRERGKYVTDPGNFSTYAGPVKISAAGKCVQWGGDYGNKQYTSPLEHCG from the coding sequence GTGCGTAAATTCAAGCGGGGAGCCACACTCGCGCTCGCCACTGCGGCCGCGCTTGTCGGATCCCTCACCACCGGCAGCCCGGCGATGGCGGCGTCGTCGCCGATCGCGGCATGCGGCGGCGGCTCCTATCACGTGATCGACCAGCACGACCTGGGCAGAGCCACCGTCTACCTGCTGTACAACGGCAGCACCAACTGCGTGGTCACCTGGAAGGACAGCCCGAACAACGTCCGCGTCAACGCCGTGATCAGGCGCGAGCGCGGGAAATACGTCACCGACCCCGGTAACTTCTCGACCTACGCCGGCCCGGTGAAGATCTCCGCCGCGGGGAAGTGCGTCCAGTGGGGCGGCGATTACGGCAACAAGCAGTACACCTCGCCCCTTGAGCACTGCGGCTGA
- a CDS encoding YcxB family protein: MARALQQGSKQQLKVAYVVLPSVLSVSGLVCILVDAVGMGVGMLVGAVTFPFVMVWSLRRIAKRQLTHLCVPTVLRMTDDGYEYRTDQTTTTMRWSLFGRVVTGPEFWLFFVNRQCVAFLPRRAFNSEQQAEFDRFLASRQNPGLT, from the coding sequence GTGGCACGAGCGCTTCAGCAGGGCTCCAAGCAACAGCTGAAAGTCGCCTATGTGGTGCTGCCGTCGGTCCTGTCCGTGTCGGGCCTCGTCTGCATCCTGGTCGACGCCGTCGGCATGGGAGTCGGCATGCTCGTCGGAGCGGTCACCTTCCCGTTCGTAATGGTCTGGTCACTCCGCCGGATCGCCAAGCGGCAGCTCACCCATCTCTGCGTGCCCACCGTTCTCCGGATGACCGACGACGGGTACGAATACCGGACCGACCAGACCACTACCACGATGCGGTGGTCCCTGTTCGGACGGGTCGTGACCGGCCCCGAGTTCTGGCTGTTCTTCGTGAACAGGCAGTGCGTGGCCTTCCTCCCCAGACGTGCCTTCAACAGCGAGCAGCAGGCCGAATTCGACCGCTTCCTGGCCTCCCGGCAGAACCCGGGGCTCACCTGA
- a CDS encoding RNA polymerase sigma factor, translating to MTAETREQVSEAELVDRFRRDPELFTAVYDRYFRDIYLYAAGRLDVQVGEDIAAETFCVAFRDRERFDPGRGGLRPWLFGIATNLMARHRRKEARHYRALARAGDEPVADSHENRVLNSVAAERMKPQLAKALAALNRGERDVVTLVSLGQLSHQEVAEALGVSYGTVGSRLSRARKKLHNVIDQEDLHG from the coding sequence TTGACCGCCGAGACGCGTGAGCAGGTGAGCGAGGCCGAGCTCGTCGACCGGTTCCGGCGGGACCCGGAGCTGTTCACCGCCGTCTACGACCGCTACTTCCGCGATATCTACCTGTACGCGGCCGGACGCCTGGACGTGCAGGTGGGAGAGGACATCGCCGCGGAGACGTTCTGCGTGGCCTTCCGCGACCGTGAACGGTTCGACCCCGGACGCGGCGGCCTGCGGCCCTGGCTGTTCGGCATCGCCACCAACCTGATGGCTCGGCACCGGCGTAAGGAGGCACGTCATTACCGGGCACTGGCCCGCGCGGGGGACGAGCCCGTGGCCGACAGCCACGAGAACCGCGTCCTCAACTCGGTGGCCGCCGAGCGGATGAAGCCGCAGCTCGCCAAGGCTCTCGCCGCGCTGAACCGGGGAGAACGCGACGTCGTCACGCTTGTCTCCCTGGGACAGCTCAGCCACCAGGAGGTGGCCGAGGCGCTCGGCGTCTCCTACGGCACGGTCGGCTCGCGGCTCAGCCGGGCCCGCAAGAAGCTCCACAACGTGATCGATCAGGAGGATCTCCATGGATGA
- a CDS encoding CU044_5270 family protein, translated as MDDLHEVGALLAKPEPSRDVIDRRRHQLRNAMRGAPVRRRGIGRLAGGLALTAAVAAAAVVMIASGVTAPAASPSGPPVAAQRLSARQVLLVAATTAERIPEGSGKYWHVTVVHKDDDGRVSERRRQEYWFQRDGQTWLRGPELKGEGKIQHFTGAQPFRLGPLEMSFEELRRLPADPDALRAALRTGIADGVQRGDIRTSAGRLSADEQDDSVFEALTSLISQAPVSPEVRAAAFRAIASLPDVQSLGAVQGGHGLQVSLSSGQVRLVVDPETSWVRDTNFYVPQSGGQLFITEGTASIVAEWTDHLPR; from the coding sequence ATGGATGACCTGCACGAGGTCGGCGCCCTGCTGGCCAAGCCGGAGCCGTCACGTGACGTGATCGACCGGCGGCGGCACCAGCTGCGGAACGCGATGCGCGGTGCCCCGGTCCGCAGGCGCGGGATCGGCCGGCTCGCAGGCGGTCTGGCGCTGACCGCCGCCGTGGCCGCCGCGGCCGTGGTCATGATCGCCTCGGGTGTCACGGCGCCCGCCGCTTCCCCCAGCGGTCCGCCGGTTGCGGCGCAGCGGCTGTCCGCCCGGCAGGTGCTGCTCGTGGCGGCCACGACCGCGGAGCGGATCCCGGAGGGATCCGGCAAGTATTGGCACGTCACGGTGGTGCACAAGGACGACGACGGCAGGGTCTCCGAGCGGCGCCGGCAAGAGTACTGGTTCCAGCGCGACGGCCAGACCTGGCTCAGAGGGCCGGAGCTGAAGGGGGAAGGGAAGATCCAGCACTTCACGGGGGCGCAGCCGTTCCGGCTGGGGCCGCTCGAGATGAGCTTCGAGGAGCTCCGGCGGCTGCCGGCCGATCCGGACGCGTTGCGGGCCGCGCTGCGGACCGGGATCGCCGATGGCGTGCAGCGCGGCGACATCAGGACGAGCGCCGGCCGGCTGTCCGCGGACGAGCAGGACGACTCCGTCTTCGAAGCGCTGACCTCGCTGATCAGCCAGGCGCCGGTCTCGCCGGAGGTCCGTGCCGCGGCCTTCCGGGCGATCGCGTCGCTGCCGGACGTCCAGAGCCTCGGCGCGGTCCAGGGCGGGCACGGCCTGCAGGTCTCCCTGTCGTCAGGGCAGGTCAGACTGGTCGTCGATCCGGAGACCTCATGGGTGCGTGACACGAACTTCTACGTCCCCCAGAGTGGGGGACAGCTTTTCATCACGGAGGGGACGGCGTCGATCGTCGCCGAGTGGACAGACCACCTGCCCCGGTAG
- a CDS encoding transposase family protein, whose protein sequence is MLFYRAAVDLSRSTLNYVAGAIRRHRKAIGTPWRRLNPGQQALLVLVYLRKGETFTEIAAGFGIGTATAWRYVRETVALLAKRSPTLDQALRTAKRAGYAFVVLDGTLIPIDRVAADRPYYSGKHKMHGMNIQALAAPDGTPLWTSGSMPGSVHDLKAARIWGLIRRLQASGLITLADKGYVGAGQRVLVPYKGRGKPQSQKSANSAHAKLRGPGERANAVLKTWRILRKLRCCPLRAGQLVKAIFVLQALESR, encoded by the coding sequence GTGCTGTTCTACCGTGCCGCGGTCGATTTGTCGCGTTCAACGCTGAACTACGTGGCCGGAGCCATCCGACGGCACCGCAAGGCGATCGGCACACCCTGGCGACGGCTCAACCCCGGACAGCAAGCCCTGCTCGTGCTCGTCTACCTGCGCAAGGGCGAGACGTTCACCGAGATCGCCGCCGGGTTCGGCATCGGTACCGCAACCGCCTGGCGCTACGTCCGCGAGACCGTCGCCCTGCTCGCCAAACGCTCACCCACCCTCGACCAGGCGCTACGGACGGCCAAACGCGCCGGATACGCCTTCGTCGTGCTGGACGGCACGCTCATCCCCATCGACCGGGTGGCCGCCGACCGGCCCTACTACTCCGGCAAACACAAGATGCACGGCATGAACATTCAGGCTCTCGCCGCCCCGGACGGCACCCCGCTCTGGACTTCCGGCTCTATGCCCGGCTCGGTCCACGACCTCAAAGCGGCCCGGATCTGGGGCCTCATCCGCCGACTGCAGGCCTCCGGGCTGATCACATTGGCCGACAAGGGATACGTCGGCGCAGGTCAGCGCGTACTCGTGCCGTACAAGGGCCGAGGCAAACCGCAGTCGCAAAAGAGCGCCAACTCCGCCCACGCCAAGCTCCGCGGCCCCGGTGAACGCGCCAATGCCGTCCTGAAGACCTGGCGGATCCTGCGGAAACTCCGCTGCTGCCCTCTGCGAGCAGGTCAGCTCGTCAAGGCCATCTTCGTACTTCAGGCTCTCGAATCGAGATGA